The proteins below are encoded in one region of Macrobrachium rosenbergii isolate ZJJX-2024 chromosome 29, ASM4041242v1, whole genome shotgun sequence:
- the LOC136854665 gene encoding uncharacterized protein, translated as MIKRLFPGRLNLIFPETDDRFWTPYRVREGARSKLKRARQVIMKFALDLKALTSSCRSFGMLHNHMEEEKREADSGHAPRDEKFPSPGRNSRDGRCPSPGRNPRHGRFPSPEQRERVRRSLEEMQDMKLNLERQLLRILGQRRCQDLLRDHVRRWDILMVATSEDQDFAYESRDAITDILKGVSIAGPWEIKLGERSLGRWERMLSCSSVVVILVSYAFLKDNLLTHLCAEIMSISPKKKVIPVYLDQMKSREFPEELRTLLLYYGIDAHHLRPTDIIKPLVRCLPKAMAFKRNLDEIDNIRKLMLRISLQPEAYL; from the exons ATGATAAAGCGGCTCTTCCCAGGTCGACTTAACCTAATTTTTCCAGAGACAGACGACAGATTCTGGACCCCATATCGTGTGAGGGAGGGTGCGCGAAGTAAGCTGAAGAGAGCTCGCCAGGTTATCATGAAATTCGCACTTGATCTAAAAGCCCTCACTTCTTCATGTCGGAGTTTTGGTATGCTCCACAACCATATGGAAGAAGAGAAGCGGGAGGCCGACTCAGGGCATGCACCTCGCGATGAGAAGTTTCCATCTCCAGGGCGTAATTCTCGCGATGGGAGGTGTCCATCTCCAGGCCGTAATCCTCGTCATGGGAGGTTCCCATCCCCCGAACAAAGAGAGAGGGTCAGGCGGAGCTTGGAGGAAATGCAGGACATGAAGCTAAACTTGGAGAGGCAGCTGCTTCGGATTCTAGGGCAAAGGAG GTGCCAAGACCTTCTGAGAGACCACGTCCGTCGGTGGGACATTCTGATGGTTGCTACGTCGGAAGACCAAGACTTTGCCTACGAGAGCCGGGATGCGATCACTGACATCCTGAAGGGCGTGTCCATAGCTGGCCCCTGGGAAATCAAGCTAGGGGAAAGAAGCCTGGGCCGGTGGGAGAGAATGCTCAGTTGCTCCTCAGTGGTCGTGATCCTCGTGTCGTACGCCTTCCTCAAAGACAACCTCCTGACGCACCTCTGCGCCGAAATCATGTCGATATCGCCGAAGAAGAAGGTCATCCCCGTTTACCTGGACCAGATGAAATCCAGGGAGTTTCCAGAAGAGCTGAGGACCCTCCTCTTGTACTACGGCATAGACGCTCACCATCTGAGGCCGACCGATATCATCAAGCCCCTGGTGCGCTGCCTGCCGAAGGCAATGGCGTTCAAGCGTAACCTCGACGAAATCGACAACATTAGGAAGCTTATGCTGCGCATTTCCTTGCAGCCCGAGGCCTATTTATGA